A genomic segment from Leptolyngbya boryana PCC 6306 encodes:
- the kdpB gene encoding potassium-transporting ATPase subunit KdpB — MPSHSGKLPQGSRDNRKHTAKVKLDGLYQKAVKEAFVKLDPRIVVKNPVMFVVWLGTIVTLLVTLEPNLFGTVQADVNQQRLLNGIITLILFFTVVFANFAEAVAEGRGKAQADSLRSTRSDTSALKVFPDGTTQKVSSTALRRGDLVRVVAGDMIPADGEVIEGIASVDESAITGESAPVLKQPGTDIMSSVTGGTRIISDQLLLKITQDPGQGFIDRMIALVEGAARTKTPNEIALTVLLAVLTQVFLIVVATVPPIANYVANFLETTLGGEVANSFRSGASIAILISLLVALIPTTIGGLLSAIGIAGMDRVAQFNVIATSGRAVEACGDVNTLVLDKTGTITLGNRLADEFIPVNDHSLVEMADICLAASLFDETPEGRSIVQLAQNLGANFALNGKAAEGVEFSARTRLSGTDIEGIEYRKGAVDAVKGFVRSRGGQVPAALDEAYERVSRFGGTPLAVCQGSDMYGVIYLKDIVKPGLRERFDQLRRMGVKTIMLTGDNRITASIIAQEAGVDDFIAEATPEDKIDVIRREQSEGKLVAMTGDGTNDAPALAQANVGLAMNSGTQAAKEAANMVDLDSDPTKLIDLVTIGKQLLITRGALTTFSIANDIAKYFAIIPTIFAAAGIGALNIMGLKSAESAIVSALIYNALIIPVLIPLALKGVQFRPLTADQLLKRNMLVYGLGGIVAPFIAIKAIDLILPLS, encoded by the coding sequence ATGCCGTCTCATTCAGGAAAATTGCCTCAGGGATCTCGTGACAATCGCAAACATACCGCTAAAGTCAAGCTGGATGGCTTGTATCAAAAAGCCGTCAAAGAGGCATTTGTTAAACTTGACCCACGGATTGTCGTTAAAAATCCGGTGATGTTTGTGGTTTGGCTCGGTACGATCGTGACTTTGCTCGTCACGCTGGAGCCAAACTTATTTGGAACCGTGCAAGCTGATGTGAATCAACAACGCCTGCTCAATGGCATCATTACGTTGATTCTATTTTTTACAGTTGTTTTTGCGAATTTTGCAGAGGCAGTTGCAGAAGGACGTGGAAAAGCTCAAGCAGATTCACTGCGATCGACGCGATCGGATACTTCTGCTTTAAAAGTTTTTCCCGATGGTACAACTCAGAAAGTAAGTTCTACTGCACTACGGCGGGGTGATCTGGTTCGAGTCGTAGCTGGAGACATGATTCCAGCTGATGGGGAAGTGATCGAAGGCATTGCTTCTGTAGATGAATCTGCCATTACTGGAGAATCGGCTCCGGTGCTGAAGCAACCCGGCACAGACATTATGAGTTCAGTCACGGGTGGGACTCGCATCATTTCTGACCAATTGTTACTCAAAATTACTCAAGATCCGGGGCAAGGCTTTATCGATCGGATGATTGCCCTCGTCGAAGGCGCAGCACGCACGAAAACGCCAAACGAAATTGCTTTAACTGTGTTACTTGCAGTTCTGACCCAGGTGTTTTTGATTGTGGTTGCGACCGTTCCCCCAATTGCAAACTATGTTGCAAACTTTTTAGAAACAACGCTCGGAGGAGAGGTTGCAAATAGCTTCCGCTCGGGAGCCAGCATCGCGATTTTAATTTCGCTGCTTGTGGCATTAATTCCGACGACAATCGGGGGCTTGTTGAGTGCGATCGGGATTGCGGGAATGGATCGAGTGGCGCAGTTCAATGTGATTGCGACTTCTGGACGAGCTGTTGAAGCTTGTGGAGATGTCAATACACTCGTGCTTGATAAAACTGGAACGATCACGCTTGGGAACCGTCTCGCTGACGAGTTTATTCCAGTGAATGACCATTCACTCGTAGAGATGGCTGATATTTGTCTTGCCGCTAGTTTATTCGATGAAACTCCAGAAGGACGATCAATTGTCCAGCTCGCTCAAAATTTAGGTGCGAATTTTGCCTTAAATGGAAAAGCGGCTGAAGGGGTTGAATTTTCAGCTCGAACTCGCCTGAGTGGGACAGATATTGAAGGCATTGAGTATCGTAAGGGAGCCGTGGATGCTGTGAAAGGCTTTGTGCGATCGCGAGGTGGACAGGTTCCTGCTGCACTCGACGAAGCTTATGAGCGTGTCTCTCGATTCGGAGGAACGCCGCTTGCGGTCTGCCAAGGCAGTGATATGTACGGCGTGATCTACCTTAAAGACATTGTAAAACCGGGACTTCGCGAACGATTTGATCAACTCCGTCGCATGGGAGTCAAGACGATTATGCTCACTGGAGATAATCGCATCACAGCTTCAATCATTGCTCAAGAAGCAGGGGTGGATGATTTTATTGCAGAAGCGACTCCTGAAGACAAGATTGACGTGATTCGCCGCGAACAATCTGAAGGTAAGCTCGTTGCGATGACGGGTGATGGAACCAATGATGCGCCTGCTCTTGCTCAAGCCAATGTCGGCTTAGCAATGAATTCTGGCACACAGGCTGCGAAAGAAGCTGCCAATATGGTTGATCTAGATTCTGATCCGACTAAACTGATTGACTTAGTGACGATTGGCAAACAGCTTCTCATCACCCGTGGGGCATTGACCACATTCTCGATCGCGAATGACATTGCGAAGTATTTTGCAATCATTCCTACTATCTTTGCTGCTGCCGGAATCGGTGCATTGAACATTATGGGGTTAAAAAGTGCAGAGTCCGCGATCGTATCTGCCTTAATCTACAACGCGCTGATCATTCCTGTACTGATTCCATTAGCCCTAAAAGGTGTGCAATTTCGTCCGCTCACTGCCGATCAATTGCTCAAGCGCAATATGTTGGTCTATGGCTTGGGTGGCATTGTTGCACCTTTTATTGCGATTAAAGCGATCGACCTGATTTTGCCGTTATCCTAG
- a CDS encoding SAM-dependent methyltransferase yields MRRSLKFLGVLIALSVVTIQPTITQAQPSSELINPAVPYVPTPEEVVMGMLELANVGREDIVYDLGSGDGRLVITAAQKFGAKRGVGVEINPGLVNRSNANAREAGVSDRVQFIQQDLFQTNFSEASVVTLYLLPKINLQLRPKLLSDLKPGSRVVSHAFAMGDWTPDKRVLVNNRSAYLWIIPAPVEGTWTGTLSSASGQSIPYTLQMKQTFQNASATGEIAGTTISLPQIKLVGDRFTLEHRQKFKGQDIQVRINAQVVQNTLTGTAEVLDGTSTQTFTLNGQRS; encoded by the coding sequence ATGCGTCGATCGCTCAAGTTTCTCGGAGTCCTGATTGCACTGTCAGTCGTTACTATTCAACCGACTATTACACAGGCTCAACCTAGCTCAGAGCTGATCAATCCGGCTGTTCCTTATGTTCCAACGCCGGAAGAAGTTGTGATGGGAATGTTGGAATTAGCCAATGTTGGGCGAGAGGACATCGTTTATGACTTAGGTTCAGGCGATGGCAGATTAGTGATTACTGCGGCTCAGAAATTCGGCGCAAAACGAGGAGTCGGAGTTGAGATTAATCCAGGATTAGTCAATCGCAGTAATGCAAATGCAAGAGAAGCAGGCGTAAGCGATCGTGTTCAATTTATTCAGCAAGACCTCTTCCAAACCAATTTTAGCGAAGCCTCAGTCGTCACCTTGTATCTGTTGCCCAAGATCAATTTACAACTGCGACCGAAGCTATTAAGTGACCTCAAACCAGGCAGCCGTGTTGTTTCTCATGCGTTTGCAATGGGAGATTGGACACCGGATAAACGAGTGCTAGTCAACAATCGATCGGCTTATCTTTGGATCATTCCCGCACCTGTGGAAGGAACTTGGACAGGCACACTCTCTAGTGCTTCCGGACAATCTATCCCTTATACATTGCAGATGAAACAAACCTTTCAAAATGCGAGTGCTACCGGGGAAATTGCGGGAACAACAATTAGCCTGCCTCAGATCAAACTTGTAGGAGATCGTTTCACACTCGAACATCGGCAAAAATTTAAGGGTCAAGACATTCAGGTTCGCATCAATGCTCAAGTCGTTCAGAACACGTTAACGGGAACTGCTGAAGTGTTAGATGGGACTTCAACTCAGACCTTCACACTGAACGGACAGCGAAGTTAA
- a CDS encoding response regulator, translating to MASPPLKILLVEDDELFRLGLRVRLDREPNLEVVAEAEDGETALDLVKSQALDIVVLDIGLSGLGGIETCRQIRQCVPTLPVLVLTSHTQKAIVNRMIEAGAQGYCLKGCPSQLLILAIQSVAAGASWWDATATTEIRAAFEHQGTSDPDHPKVALTQREQEILAWIARGKTNQEIAEILYITPGTVRVHVHAILQKLEVRDRTQAAIIAMQQKLIAPDELSKSED from the coding sequence ATGGCATCTCCACCGCTAAAAATTCTTCTTGTTGAAGATGATGAACTATTCCGTCTCGGTTTGCGAGTTCGTCTCGATCGAGAACCAAACTTAGAGGTTGTCGCAGAAGCAGAAGATGGAGAAACGGCACTCGATCTAGTTAAGTCGCAAGCGCTCGACATTGTTGTCTTAGATATTGGGCTATCAGGGCTTGGAGGAATTGAAACTTGTCGGCAAATTCGGCAGTGTGTACCGACACTACCTGTGCTAGTTCTCACGTCTCATACTCAAAAAGCGATCGTCAATCGGATGATCGAAGCTGGGGCACAAGGATATTGTCTGAAAGGATGCCCTTCTCAACTTCTGATTCTGGCGATTCAGTCAGTAGCAGCAGGTGCATCATGGTGGGATGCGACCGCGACGACTGAAATTCGAGCTGCTTTTGAACATCAAGGAACTTCTGATCCGGATCATCCTAAAGTGGCTCTGACTCAACGAGAGCAAGAAATTTTGGCATGGATTGCACGCGGAAAAACGAATCAAGAAATCGCTGAAATACTATACATTACACCCGGAACAGTGCGAGTTCATGTCCATGCTATCTTGCAGAAGCTAGAAGTTCGCGATCGCACTCAAGCTGCAATTATCGCGATGCAGCAAAAGCTCATTGCTCCTGATGAACTTTCTAAATCAGAGGATTAG
- the ggt gene encoding gamma-glutamyltransferase, which produces MKVCSLVAVSLVVVIDASLVKAQTIYLDRAQQGMVTSAHPIASEIGLSILKQGGNAIDAAVATTLAISVAEPFSAGIGGGGFLMFYQAQKNETKALDFRERAPLKATQNMYLDAQGKVRPNSSINGYLAVATPGTIAGLYEAHRQYGKLPWKTVVAPSVNLAQSGFPVSHRFTEATTSRKFQNAEAQKIFTHQGKPYQPGEIFKQPDLATTLSAIAVDPNSFYQGKIATAIVNDMRVNKGLITLEDLKQYRPIWRTPVCGDFRQARVCSMPPPSSGGVHLIQMLNLVSDTDLKTMGWRNPDSLHLLAESMRIAYADRATYLGDPDFVKVPVSALISPAYAKLRRSEINPKKAAPSVKPGDPAVLQKLSKESTETSHLTVVDRDRNAVSLTFTINLGFGAGIVAKGTGIVLNNEMDDFAIAPNTPNAFGLVGGQANAIAPRKTPLSSMTPTIITENGKLRMAVGAPGGSTIITTVLQSILNVLVYEMDVRQAIAAPRIHHQWQPDRLNVEQRGLDPLTISDLQRRGHQIYQRGNWGNANAIVVRPDGGLEGAADPRGEGTAAGY; this is translated from the coding sequence ATGAAAGTTTGTAGCCTCGTTGCAGTTAGTCTTGTTGTTGTCATTGATGCGTCGCTGGTCAAAGCGCAAACTATTTATCTCGATCGCGCTCAACAGGGCATGGTGACATCGGCGCACCCTATCGCCAGCGAGATTGGTTTGAGCATTCTCAAACAGGGCGGAAATGCGATCGATGCTGCGGTTGCTACGACCTTAGCGATTTCGGTTGCGGAGCCGTTCTCTGCTGGCATCGGTGGTGGGGGCTTTCTGATGTTTTACCAAGCGCAGAAAAATGAAACGAAAGCCCTGGATTTTCGAGAACGTGCGCCCCTGAAAGCAACTCAAAACATGTATTTAGATGCTCAGGGCAAAGTTCGCCCGAACAGTAGCATTAATGGTTACTTAGCAGTCGCTACACCTGGAACAATTGCAGGACTCTACGAAGCCCATCGGCAATATGGAAAATTACCTTGGAAGACGGTTGTTGCTCCGTCTGTGAACTTGGCTCAATCTGGTTTTCCGGTGAGTCATCGGTTTACGGAAGCAACGACATCACGGAAGTTTCAAAATGCCGAGGCTCAGAAGATTTTTACGCATCAGGGCAAGCCTTACCAGCCGGGTGAAATTTTCAAGCAACCTGATTTAGCAACCACTTTAAGCGCGATCGCAGTTGATCCGAATAGTTTCTATCAAGGCAAAATTGCGACTGCGATCGTTAATGATATGCGAGTCAACAAGGGGCTAATTACTCTCGAAGACCTCAAACAATATCGTCCGATCTGGCGTACTCCTGTATGTGGAGATTTTCGCCAAGCGCGGGTCTGCTCCATGCCGCCGCCTTCATCGGGTGGAGTGCATTTAATTCAGATGCTCAATTTGGTGAGTGATACGGATCTTAAAACAATGGGTTGGCGCAATCCAGATTCGTTGCATCTTCTGGCTGAATCGATGCGAATCGCTTACGCCGATCGTGCAACTTATCTTGGCGATCCTGACTTTGTGAAAGTTCCGGTATCTGCCTTGATCAGCCCTGCTTACGCGAAACTTCGGCGTTCAGAAATTAATCCCAAAAAAGCTGCTCCTTCAGTGAAACCAGGCGATCCAGCAGTTTTACAAAAGCTTTCAAAAGAATCGACGGAAACGAGCCATCTCACAGTGGTCGATCGCGATCGCAATGCAGTCAGTCTTACTTTTACAATCAATCTGGGTTTTGGGGCGGGAATTGTTGCGAAAGGAACTGGAATTGTTTTGAACAATGAGATGGATGATTTTGCGATCGCGCCGAATACTCCGAATGCGTTTGGTTTAGTCGGGGGGCAAGCGAATGCGATCGCGCCTCGCAAAACGCCGCTTTCGAGCATGACTCCCACAATCATTACTGAAAATGGAAAGCTCCGAATGGCAGTAGGCGCACCAGGCGGAAGCACGATTATTACAACAGTGCTGCAAAGTATTCTGAATGTGTTGGTTTACGAGATGGATGTCCGCCAAGCGATCGCCGCACCTCGAATTCATCATCAATGGCAACCGGATCGATTAAATGTAGAACAACGGGGACTTGATCCCTTGACGATTTCAGACTTACAGCGTCGAGGACATCAAATTTATCAGCGTGGAAATTGGGGCAATGCGAATGCGATCGTCGTTCGTCCAGATGGCGGGTTAGAAGGTGCAGCTGACCCACGCGGCGAAGGTACTGCTGCTGGATACTAA
- the kdpA gene encoding potassium-transporting ATPase subunit KdpA, producing the protein MLEGWFQIALTLLIVVVITPFLGGYMARIYLGQRSLLDPVLNAIESRIYRLSGCQAQENMTGWQYARAVLFSNVAMSLLLAFILFGQGWLPLNPTYLSSPTWDTNLHTIISFITNTNQQHYSGETTYSYFAQVAGLGYMFFVSAATGMAVGAAFIRGLTGRPLGNFYVDLIRTITRIHLPIAILITIVLIAAGTPETLGSPIIVPTLENPAISQAIARGPIAHFEAMKELGENGGGFFAINSAHPFENPNPLTNLIQIMSMVALPASFIYAYGVIANNRKQAWLVYGLVMFLFIGFVIINGIGEYNGNPAVNALLGGQAPNLEGKEVRFGWAQSALYATMTTGTMTGAVNSLHDSFMPNGGFVTLSNMLLQIVWGGQGTGTAYLFAYLLLAVFVTGLMVGRTPEFLGRKIEKREVVLASFLILLVHPIAILLPSAIALSLPSAPDGATAQGFFNGIPNPGFHGMTQLLYEYASAAANNGSGFEGLLDSQPAPSALWWNLSCCFSLLAGRYIPMVSLLLLADSMSRKQPVPLTSGTLRTDTGLFIAVTAGVILILGALTFFPVLALGPIAEAFQIARGG; encoded by the coding sequence ATGCTGGAAGGATGGTTTCAAATTGCGTTAACGCTGCTGATTGTAGTAGTGATTACCCCTTTTTTAGGTGGGTATATGGCGCGCATCTACTTGGGTCAGCGATCGTTACTTGACCCCGTGCTCAATGCGATCGAGTCGAGAATTTATCGCTTGAGTGGCTGTCAAGCACAGGAAAACATGACGGGCTGGCAGTATGCTAGAGCCGTATTGTTTAGCAATGTGGCGATGTCATTGCTGCTGGCTTTTATTTTGTTTGGTCAAGGCTGGCTTCCGTTGAATCCGACTTATCTCAGTTCGCCAACTTGGGATACGAATTTACATACAATCATTTCATTTATTACGAATACCAATCAGCAGCATTATTCTGGCGAAACGACCTATAGCTATTTTGCTCAGGTTGCTGGTTTAGGCTATATGTTCTTTGTCTCAGCAGCAACAGGGATGGCAGTGGGTGCTGCTTTTATCCGAGGGCTGACAGGTAGACCGCTTGGTAATTTTTATGTGGATCTGATTCGGACGATTACGCGGATTCATTTGCCGATCGCAATCTTGATCACGATTGTTCTTATTGCTGCTGGAACTCCGGAAACCCTCGGAAGTCCTATTATCGTTCCGACTTTAGAAAATCCAGCAATCAGTCAAGCGATCGCACGCGGACCGATCGCTCACTTTGAGGCAATGAAGGAACTTGGGGAAAACGGGGGTGGATTCTTTGCGATTAACTCAGCACACCCATTTGAGAATCCCAATCCGCTCACGAATCTCATCCAGATTATGAGCATGGTTGCTTTACCTGCTTCTTTCATCTACGCCTATGGTGTGATTGCAAACAATCGTAAGCAAGCTTGGCTCGTCTATGGGCTAGTCATGTTCCTATTTATTGGCTTCGTCATTATCAATGGGATTGGGGAGTACAATGGCAATCCCGCAGTTAACGCGCTGCTTGGCGGTCAGGCTCCGAACCTAGAAGGAAAAGAAGTCCGCTTTGGTTGGGCACAATCGGCACTTTATGCCACGATGACGACTGGAACCATGACTGGAGCCGTCAATAGCTTACACGACTCGTTTATGCCCAATGGTGGCTTTGTCACGCTCTCCAACATGCTGCTGCAAATTGTCTGGGGTGGACAAGGAACGGGAACAGCTTACCTTTTTGCTTACTTGCTTCTGGCAGTGTTCGTAACAGGATTGATGGTTGGTAGAACGCCAGAATTTTTGGGACGCAAGATCGAAAAGCGGGAAGTCGTGCTAGCGAGTTTTCTGATTTTGCTGGTGCATCCGATCGCGATTCTCCTGCCTAGTGCGATCGCATTATCTTTACCCAGTGCGCCCGATGGTGCGACGGCTCAAGGCTTTTTTAACGGTATTCCTAATCCTGGCTTTCATGGCATGACTCAACTCCTGTATGAGTATGCGTCTGCTGCTGCAAACAATGGGTCTGGATTTGAAGGATTACTCGATAGTCAACCTGCACCCTCTGCATTGTGGTGGAACTTGAGTTGCTGCTTTAGTCTACTAGCAGGTCGTTATATTCCAATGGTTTCACTGCTGTTGCTTGCTGATAGCATGTCCCGCAAACAGCCTGTGCCTTTAACGAGTGGAACATTGAGAACTGATACCGGATTATTCATTGCTGTGACAGCAGGTGTGATTTTAATTCTCGGCGCACTCACATTCTTCCCTGTCTTGGCACTTGGACCGATCGCTGAAGCCTTTCAAATTGCTAGAGGCGGTTAG
- a CDS encoding MFS transporter — MVFSKRRTDASWIGIVLAFYSFIAIGIAEGGLGVLLPSILKTFQLNPASITFLFLSQITGYVIAALNSGALVSHLGLARMILLAAISLTSALSIYASTTHWSMMVASGTLLGIGIGLIDAGMNTFIASNQQNANQMGFLHAFYGIGALLGPAIATTLLEAQVNWRYVYLVFASFAGLVIVGMIWAIVHHYRPLTQRIEATASARSNLRMIFRTPTIVLSALLLAVYVGTEASIGNWSYTVQTVDRGTVTWLAGYSVSGYWAGLTLGRFSMGQMVRWFGAIRTIIYSLGLLLFSAGVWWLFPMQLWSLFVMGFALAAIFPTVIWLVPQRVEAALVPSAIGLMTSTASLGAATIPTLLGWLANQTGLGIIPMVIVGLAVFMIVLHHWINQF, encoded by the coding sequence ATGGTCTTCTCAAAGCGCCGCACTGATGCTAGCTGGATTGGGATTGTTTTAGCATTCTACTCGTTTATCGCGATCGGAATTGCAGAAGGTGGATTGGGCGTTCTACTGCCTTCGATTTTGAAAACATTTCAACTCAATCCGGCAAGTATCACTTTTTTGTTTCTCAGCCAAATTACAGGCTATGTGATCGCTGCATTGAATAGTGGCGCATTGGTGAGCCATCTCGGTTTAGCTCGCATGATTCTACTGGCAGCCATTTCTCTAACCAGTGCGCTTTCTATTTATGCTTCAACGACTCATTGGAGCATGATGGTCGCATCGGGCACGCTCTTAGGAATCGGAATTGGGCTAATCGATGCTGGTATGAATACGTTCATCGCAAGCAATCAGCAAAATGCGAATCAGATGGGTTTTCTCCATGCGTTCTATGGAATTGGTGCTTTATTAGGACCCGCGATCGCGACAACGCTCCTGGAAGCACAAGTTAATTGGCGCTATGTCTATTTGGTGTTTGCGAGCTTTGCCGGGCTTGTCATTGTTGGAATGATTTGGGCGATTGTGCATCACTATCGCCCTTTAACTCAGAGAATTGAAGCGACTGCATCGGCTCGATCGAATCTTCGCATGATTTTTCGGACTCCGACGATCGTACTTTCGGCACTGCTTCTCGCTGTTTATGTGGGCACAGAAGCCTCGATCGGGAATTGGTCATATACAGTGCAAACGGTCGATCGGGGTACTGTAACTTGGCTTGCAGGCTATAGCGTCAGCGGCTATTGGGCAGGTTTAACACTCGGTCGATTTTCGATGGGTCAAATGGTTCGCTGGTTTGGAGCAATTCGCACGATTATTTATTCGCTCGGATTGTTATTGTTCAGTGCGGGGGTTTGGTGGCTTTTTCCAATGCAGCTTTGGAGTTTGTTTGTGATGGGATTTGCTTTGGCTGCAATTTTTCCGACTGTGATCTGGCTCGTTCCGCAGCGCGTGGAAGCTGCATTAGTTCCCTCTGCGATCGGGTTGATGACGAGTACGGCAAGTTTAGGAGCAGCAACCATTCCAACCTTACTCGGCTGGCTAGCTAATCAAACTGGTTTAGGAATTATTCCAATGGTAATCGTTGGATTAGCAGTTTTCATGATTGTTCTGCATCACTGGATCAACCAGTTTTAG
- a CDS encoding potassium-transporting ATPase subunit F, protein MKFNLPHTLTPVFEDTSEMLLAWRRRKLPLYLFLALCFNLVLAPVVYAASSSQLSRSQAWSLGLLGLLIVALSVYLFFVMFAPEKF, encoded by the coding sequence ATGAAATTCAATTTACCTCACACTCTCACTCCAGTGTTTGAAGATACGAGCGAAATGCTTTTAGCATGGCGCAGAAGAAAGCTGCCTCTGTATTTGTTCTTGGCACTTTGTTTTAATCTTGTTCTTGCACCTGTGGTCTATGCTGCTAGTAGTTCTCAGCTTTCTCGCTCCCAAGCTTGGTCACTGGGACTACTTGGCTTATTAATCGTTGCATTGTCTGTTTACTTGTTTTTTGTGATGTTTGCGCCGGAGAAATTCTAA
- a CDS encoding sensor histidine kinase gives MSLFKLFVSSKDWHLHAFWLIVFLFAIVFVLEYATPSAYVFGYLYIGPILIASHHLSRRAVFTLTAIACILTMLNVWLPNFEIINAAMISNRIIATIAIVVTGMLSDRNRAYQQTVLHQQSQLESQEQLARLREDFASTLTHDLKTPLLGAIETLKAFQQGSFGEVQSAQQPVLAMMMRSHRTTLQIVETLLDVYRNDNEGIQLNAVPVDLVKLTEEVTTTLRELAASRRIHISLNYGASDFRKFLWVKGDPLQLQRVIANLLTNAIHHSSRGGKVEIALEPGSIYQTVKVIDTGAGVQSEEILHLFERFYQGQSDRQTKGSGLGLYLSRQIIEAHGGTIWAENGQAGGAVFAFRLPTLPHSPVV, from the coding sequence ATGTCACTCTTCAAGCTGTTTGTTAGTTCTAAAGATTGGCATCTTCACGCATTCTGGCTCATCGTATTTCTGTTCGCGATCGTATTTGTCCTAGAATATGCCACGCCTTCTGCCTATGTATTTGGCTATCTATACATTGGTCCTATTCTGATTGCGAGTCATCATTTGAGCCGACGCGCCGTTTTTACACTGACGGCGATCGCTTGCATTCTGACCATGCTCAACGTTTGGCTGCCCAATTTTGAGATCATCAATGCTGCAATGATCTCAAATCGAATCATCGCAACAATCGCGATCGTAGTAACAGGGATGTTGAGCGATCGCAATCGAGCATATCAGCAAACCGTTTTACACCAGCAGAGTCAATTAGAATCCCAAGAACAACTTGCACGTCTTCGAGAAGATTTTGCTTCTACTTTGACGCATGATCTAAAAACTCCGTTACTCGGAGCCATTGAAACATTAAAAGCATTTCAACAGGGTAGTTTTGGCGAGGTGCAGTCTGCCCAACAACCTGTTCTAGCAATGATGATGAGAAGTCATCGAACCACCTTACAGATCGTTGAAACATTATTAGATGTCTACCGCAACGATAATGAGGGCATTCAACTCAATGCAGTTCCTGTCGATCTCGTAAAACTGACAGAAGAAGTCACAACAACCCTGAGAGAACTTGCAGCCAGTCGTCGCATTCATATTTCACTGAATTATGGAGCTTCGGATTTTCGCAAATTTCTCTGGGTCAAAGGTGATCCGCTACAACTTCAGCGGGTGATTGCAAATTTGCTGACCAATGCCATTCATCATTCTTCTCGCGGTGGCAAAGTTGAAATTGCGCTAGAACCTGGCTCAATTTATCAAACGGTAAAAGTAATCGATACCGGGGCAGGCGTGCAGTCTGAAGAAATTCTGCATCTATTTGAGCGATTTTATCAGGGACAGAGCGATCGCCAAACCAAAGGGTCTGGACTCGGACTCTATCTCTCGCGTCAAATTATCGAGGCACATGGCGGTACAATTTGGGCAGAAAATGGTCAGGCAGGAGGAGCAGTATTTGCATTTCGCCTGCCAACTCTCCCTCACTCCCCTGTCGTGTAA
- the kdpC gene encoding K(+)-transporting ATPase subunit C: MSFVREAGRAVRSTFVLWVLTALIYPFVMIAIGQIAFPFQANGSLINNAQGQPIGSALIGQPFTSDRYFNSRPSTTNYSTADPKADSLGVLKTGVSGASNLAPNNPALLDRIKGDIPRLQKAGVKPTADLVYTSGSSLDPHITPEGARAQIDRVAKARGLQPNQIEALITQNTENRFLGIFGEPGVNVLKLNLALDALKPARAS, encoded by the coding sequence ATGAGCTTTGTACGTGAGGCAGGTAGAGCCGTTCGTTCTACTTTCGTTCTTTGGGTTCTGACTGCTTTGATTTATCCATTTGTGATGATTGCGATCGGACAAATTGCCTTTCCATTTCAAGCAAATGGCAGTTTGATCAACAACGCTCAGGGACAACCGATTGGCTCAGCTTTAATTGGGCAACCGTTTACCAGCGATCGCTATTTCAATAGTCGCCCTAGTACTACAAACTATAGTACTGCCGATCCAAAAGCAGATTCGCTAGGGGTATTAAAAACAGGGGTTTCAGGTGCAAGTAATCTGGCTCCGAATAATCCCGCTTTGCTCGATCGCATCAAAGGCGACATTCCCAGATTGCAGAAAGCAGGTGTGAAACCGACAGCCGATTTAGTTTACACATCAGGGTCAAGTCTTGATCCGCACATTACGCCAGAGGGAGCAAGAGCGCAAATTGATCGAGTCGCAAAAGCGCGAGGACTGCAACCGAATCAGATTGAAGCTTTGATCACCCAAAATACTGAGAATCGCTTCTTAGGCATTTTTGGTGAACCCGGAGTAAATGTATTAAAGCTGAACTTAGCGTTAGATGCTCTCAAACCTGCTCGGGCATCGTAA